From a region of the Argiope bruennichi chromosome 8, qqArgBrue1.1, whole genome shotgun sequence genome:
- the LOC129981095 gene encoding myocyte-specific enhancer factor 2C-like: protein MGRKKIQISRITDERNRQVTFTKRKFGLMKKAYELSVLCDCEIALIIFNSTNKLFQYASTDMDKVLLKYTEYNEPHESRTNCDIVEVLNKKESKGSSNSCDSPEPDMEQYSISSRSDPKFQKINEEFEMMMQRNTQVNGNSRCPQGSSIASELPPSPLPVTVSYTPEPNVLDHGPSSVSPQPTSCGNLLDVSRGSNGYQRGSSPCSLPGSVSPDGSIDGRHSRHPSPSRSNFHVIIPNAPHSPPPMNCRTSLGPAPMVSVSTPNNVSSYPSNLSSFNSSDFHLSPELGLNSSFASSGFTHNWSGSTHMNSSNSLHMGGSPMPHLTLSSNNSQLSPLSMRIKSEPCPSPGRRTPMHGNISPCNVLTQSASPSPDPPTLDYEGSISKRQKLSTDSWGT, encoded by the exons ATGGGGAGAAAGAAGATACAGATATCTAGAATCACTGATGAAAGAAATAGACag gTTACatttacaaaaaggaaatttGGATTGATGAAAAAGGCATATGAACTTAGTGTCTTGTGTGACTGTGAAATAGCACTTATCATATTTAATagcacaaataaattatttcagtatgCAAGTACTGATATGGACAAAGTACTTTTGAAGTATACAGAATATAATGAACCTCATGAAAGTAGAACTAACTGTGACATAGTTGAG gttttaaataaaaaagagagcAAAGGCTCTTCCAATAGCTGTGATAGCCCTGAACCAGATATGGAACAGTATTCCATTTCCAGTAGATCTGatcctaaatttcaaaaaatcaatgaagaatttgaaatgatgATGCAAAGAAACACTCAAGTTAATGGAAACTCTAgg TGTCCACAAGGATCATCCATTGCTTCGGAGCTACCACCTTCACCTTTGCCAGTAACTGTGAGCTATACACCTGAACCAAATGTTCTTGACCATGGTCCTTCATCTGTGAGCCCACAACCCACCTCTTGTG gcAATTTATTGGATGTTAGCCGAGGAAGCAATGGGTACCAAAGGGGTAGTTCACCATGTTCTCTTCCTGGCAGTGTTTCACCAGATGGAAGTATTGATGGTAGACATAGTAGACATCCATCACCATCACGGTCAAATTTCCATGTCATCATACCAAATGCTCCTCATTCCCCACCACCTATG aattgtcGGACTTCTCTTGGACCTGCACCTATGGTTTCTGTTTCTACACCTAATAATGTGTCCAGTTATCCGTCCAATCTGTCTTCTTTTAATTCAA GTGACTTCCATTTAAGTCCTGAATTAGGTCTTAATAGCAGCTTCGCTTCATCAGGTTTTACTCACAACTGGTCAGGTTCTACACATATGAACAG ttcaaaTTCACTTCACATGGGTGGAAGTCCTATGCCTCATCTTACTCTCAGCTCCAACAACTCCCAGCTGTCTCCTCTCTCGATGCGTATCAAAAGTGAACCTTGCCCATCTCCAGGACGCAGAACACCTATGCATGGAAACATTTCCCCTTGTAATGTTCTCACTCAATCTGCATCCCCCTCCCCAGACCCACCTACTCTGGACTATGAGGGAAGCATCTCCAAGAGACAGAAACTCAGCACCGATAGCTGGGGAACATAG